The Marinobacter sp. ANT_B65 genome has a segment encoding these proteins:
- the nqrF gene encoding NADH:ubiquinone reductase (Na(+)-transporting) subunit F encodes MYTEIILGVVMFTVIVLALVAIILAARSKLVSTGDVTIEINDDPEHTVKTEAGGKLLGTLAGSGIFLSSACGGGGTCAQCKCKVLEGGGAMLATEKTHFTNREEKEGWRLSCQVPVKQDMKIEVPEEFFGVKKWECEVISNHNVATFIKELVLKLPEGEEVDFRAGGYVQLECPPYEIDFKDFDIEEEFRGDWDKLDIWRYKAINKEDTIRAYSMANYPEERGLLKFNIRIATPPPGTDHLPGIMSSYVFNLKPGDKVTVMGPFGEFFAKKTEAEMVFIGGGAGMAPMRSHIFDQLKRLNSKRKISFWYGARSVREMFYVEDFDMLARENENFEWHVALSDAQPEDNWEGPTGFIHNVLYENYLKDHPAPEDCEFYMCGPPIMNASVIKMLKDMGVEDENIMLDDFGG; translated from the coding sequence ATGTATACAGAAATAATACTCGGCGTGGTCATGTTCACCGTTATCGTTCTGGCGCTTGTGGCGATCATCCTCGCGGCAAGATCCAAACTGGTAAGCACCGGTGATGTGACCATCGAAATCAATGACGATCCGGAACATACCGTGAAAACGGAAGCCGGTGGCAAGCTTCTGGGCACCCTGGCAGGAAGTGGTATTTTCCTGTCGTCAGCCTGTGGCGGTGGCGGCACCTGCGCTCAGTGCAAGTGTAAAGTGCTTGAAGGTGGCGGTGCGATGCTGGCCACAGAAAAGACTCACTTCACAAATCGTGAAGAGAAGGAAGGCTGGCGTCTGTCCTGCCAGGTTCCAGTCAAGCAAGACATGAAAATTGAAGTGCCTGAAGAGTTCTTCGGTGTGAAGAAGTGGGAGTGTGAGGTTATCTCCAACCACAACGTAGCCACTTTCATCAAAGAACTTGTGTTGAAGCTTCCGGAAGGTGAGGAAGTGGATTTCCGGGCTGGTGGTTATGTTCAGCTGGAGTGTCCTCCTTACGAAATCGACTTCAAGGATTTTGATATCGAAGAGGAGTTTCGCGGCGACTGGGACAAGCTTGATATCTGGCGCTACAAGGCAATCAATAAAGAAGACACCATCCGTGCCTACTCAATGGCGAACTATCCGGAAGAGAGGGGTCTTCTCAAGTTCAATATCCGTATCGCTACGCCACCTCCGGGTACTGATCACCTGCCGGGCATTATGTCCAGCTACGTGTTCAACCTGAAGCCTGGTGACAAGGTTACGGTTATGGGGCCGTTCGGTGAGTTTTTTGCCAAGAAAACCGAGGCGGAAATGGTGTTCATTGGTGGTGGTGCCGGTATGGCTCCCATGCGCTCCCATATCTTTGATCAGCTGAAACGTCTGAACTCCAAGCGTAAAATCAGCTTCTGGTATGGTGCCCGAAGTGTCCGCGAGATGTTCTACGTGGAAGATTTCGACATGCTTGCCAGGGAGAATGAAAATTTCGAATGGCACGTTGCCCTGTCTGACGCGCAACCTGAGGACAACTGGGAAGGCCCTACGGGCTTTATCCATAACGTACTCTACGAGAACTACCTGAAGGATCATCCTGCTCCTGAAGACTGTGAGTTCTACATGTGCGGGCCTCCTATCATGAATGCGTCTGTAATCAAGATGCTGAAGGATATGGGTGTTGAGGACGAAAACATC